The Populus trichocarpa isolate Nisqually-1 chromosome 2, P.trichocarpa_v4.1, whole genome shotgun sequence genome has a window encoding:
- the LOC7478830 gene encoding uncharacterized protein LOC7478830 gives MASDASMATLSSSVQEDDQYDHDHDTDDGYHPPSLHNLSRLSMCTSSMYTNEDDDYQDCDGMTMFASRLTIESFDADEELSDDQKEGNHKNILHLSSDSDKETGCYSLPATPPRWRNRGGPRNQVQLIGVTDYASENEAQKGIMRQKMRKNLRKRRVIRERRMDNSNTSFKKKEEEITGLSNYGSCNSFSGESEGGGLVVITRPKGGRRSLCMDLEEVKACRDLGFELEHERMLELPSSRVSLSGSTLDTSSGGDSPIANWRISSPGDDPRDVKARLKVWAQAVAVASASRHGGI, from the exons ATGGCTTCTGATGCGAGCATGGCCACGCTGTCTTCTTCTGTTCAAGAAGATGATCAATATGATCATGATCATGACACGGATGATGGGTATCACCCCCCTAGTCTTCATAACTTGTCTAGGCTGTCCATGTGTACAAGTTCCATGTACACTAATGAAGACGATGATTATCAAGATTGTGATGGGATGACGATGTTTGCGTCAAGACTGACTATAGAAAGTTTCGACGCTGATGAGGAACTCTCTGATGATCAAAAAGAAGGTAATCACAAAAACATACTGCACCTCTCTTCTGATTCTGATAAAGAAACAGGCTGCTACTCGCTTCCAGCAACACCACCTCGTTGGAGAAATCGCGGTGGCCCAAGAAATCAAGTGCAATTAATCGGAGTAACAGATTATGCCAGTGAAAATGAAGCTCAAAAGGGTATTATGAGGCAAAAGATGAGAAAGAATTTGAGGAAAAGAAGGGTCATAAGAGAAAGACGGATGGACAACAGCAATAcgagttttaaaaagaaagaagaggagatcACAGGGCTGAGTAATTACGGTTCTTGTAATAGTTTTAGTGGGGAGAGTGAAGGTGGTGGGTTGGTAGTGATAACAAGGCCAAAAGGAGGGAGGAGGTCATTGTGTATGGACTTGGAAGAAGTGAAGGCTTGTAGGGATCTTGGGTTTGAATTGGAACATGAGAGGATGCTGGAGTTGCCTAGTAGTCGTGTCTCTCTTTCAGGATCCACTCTTGACACTAGTAGTGGTGGCGATTCTCCTATTGCTAACTGGCGCATCTCTAGCCCTG GTGATGATCCGCGGGATGTTAAGGCTAGGCTTAAAGTATGGGCACAGGCAGTGGCAGTGGCGTCTGCATCTAGACATGGTGGCATCTGA